In Scyliorhinus canicula chromosome 12, sScyCan1.1, whole genome shotgun sequence, the sequence ATACCTATCATCACAGTcaggagaatggggtgagaaatagatcagccatgatggaatggcagagcagactcgatgggccgaatggcctaattctgctcctacgtcttatggacaAGAGTCCTCAGCAAATTCTTTTCACAGGCACTTCAAGGCTTGCAAACCTCACACTATCCAAGTTGTTGCTACATCTTTTGACGACATCTCCCATCTTCCAGCAATCATATTATTATACGGCCCATTAATAAAACTGCATCTCCTGACTCCGTATCACAGTTGAGCACCCTATGTGCAAAGTTATCCATCATCCTGGCTTGTAGTTCAAGGCTTATCAAAGAAAATaagtagttttaaaaaataacttttatttgAGCAGTCTAGTCTGAAATACAAAAATAGCGATTATACACAAAACACCAGAATATGGCTTGCTTTGAGCAACATGAAAACAAATTTAGAAACAAATCCGTAGTTAACAATATTAATACTGAACACTATTGATCATGTTTCTGACTGAATCAAAGTACAATCATGCTTAATTTTAACTTGAGGTctataaaacaatatttaaatattcaatattaatcaatattaataatcaatattaatacaaactaATAAATTCAAGAGCAAAGCAGAAATAAAATACGATAATATAAAATTGTAAAAAATGAGTGCAGTTTGTAGAGATAAGGGCGCAGGTACTGGCTTCAGTGGAAAGATGGAGGCGTTCGCTTTTCAGAAAATGCGGGCGGACCGGAAGGAGAATGGACGGCGGAAGGGAAAAAAGGTGACGCCGTCCGCCGAGTGTGGGTAGCCCCGCCTGCCAGCCTCgcgcccgccccctcccccttctctggcGGATGAACCACTTTGGGTCGGGAGAGACTCCCAGCTGACGTTCTTGTGGTTGTCATCTGATTGGACGAAGCAAGCGAGGTGACGTCATCCTTTGCGCGCTCGGGTTTAGATTGGTCGAACTGTCACCACGCTGGTTGAGGGCACGTGACCAGGAGCAAGGTGTGGTCTGGCAGGAAGTAACAACCTgagatctgctgagtattcccagcatttcctACTTTTAATCCACTTTCCTGACACCATGCAGCTGGGAGTGTTGAGTGGCAAGGTAGCCGTGGTCACCGCCTCCACCAAGGGGATTGGATTGGCTATCGCCCGCCGCATGGCCCGAGATGGTGCCCAGGTCATGATCAGCAGTCGGAAGCAGGACAGTGTGGACCAAGCCCTAGGGCAGCTGTTGGCTGAGGGTCTGAGTGTCTCGGGCATTGTCTGCCATGTGGGAAAAAAGGGTGACCTGGAGCTGCTGGTCAATGAGACGCTGAGGCGCCATGGAAGGATCGACATCCTGGTCTCCAATGCAGCGACCAATCCATTTATTGGGAGGATATTGGACTGCCCAGAGGAGGTCTGGGACAAAACCTTCGAGGTCAACGTCAAGGCGCCTTTCCTCCTGACCAAGCTGGTGGTACCACACATGGAGCTACAGGGTGGGGGCTCCATAGTGCTGGTGGGCTCTGTCGTTGGCTATCGGCCTTTCCCCACTATTGGTGTGTACAGTATCAGCAAGACAGCGCTGCTGGGCCTGACCAAGGTGCTGGCTGATGAACTGGCTCCTGCCAACATCCGTGTCAATGGCATTGCCCCGGGTCTCATCAAGACCCAGTTTAGCGCTTTCCTGTGGTCGGATGACAACTCGCGACAACAGTTTGAGAAGATAATTTCAATGCGTCGGCTTGGTGAGCCAGAGGAGTGCGCCGGCACTGTCTCCTTCCTCTGCTCACAGGATGCTACCTACATCACTGGAGAGACTATCGTCATGTCTGGAGGTTTTCACTGTCGGCTGTGAGCCAATCTGGGATGTTTTCCATGACTTCCAAATCTTCCTTTCCAAGATTATTCATGCTTCTCATCTCTAATCTTCTGCCGTCCTCACACCAACGGTCATTTATGTGTTCTTTTTACTCTGGCCTCATACATATTTGTCACTCCTTCATTCTACACTATCTCCCTAACCTCTTGCAATCCTCTGTGAACTCTGTATTCTTCTAACTCAAGCTTGTTGCACTTTATTCACCCTCCATTGATTGGAAGTCATGCCTTCTGCTGCTTCAGCCTTAATAATTAAAATTTCTGAACTTCTATCCTCTCTCAGTCCTCCTCATTAGATACTCATTAATACCTCCTTTTTTGATCAATGTGCGTTAATATTGATTTGTGATCATCATTGCCAAATTTTGTCTGATTTTTCTCTTCGAAGCTTTATTTGATAATTTACCTACATTAAGTGCATGATGCAATGTGATTTGTGACTTCATATTTCAACACATAACTAATATTTacttgccctctgaagtggcctgaCAACTCCATTGCATCACATTTCTTGTTCATTGTGCGTGTTCTGAATTGaggaaattttggaaaatcataacaaATATCTCCACAGCTACCTCTTTAAACCCTAGAATGTAGAGCATCAGTTCCAAGGGATTCCTTCACTCTGAACATAATCGTTGGCCATATTCAGTTGAAACTGTTTTCTCCCAGAATGAAATATGCTCAAACCTTCTTTCCTCGGAATAAAGAGCTAAGAAGGCATTAAATTAGTTTTGTCAACTATTTTCACATTCCGATATGTCATTATACAAATAATGGGGGTggcgtggtagcatagtggttagaactgtcgcttcacagctccagggtcccgggttccattcgcagcttgggtcactgtctgggcggagtctgcgcattctccccgtgtctgcatgggtttcctccaagtgctccggtttcctcccacagcccaaggcagataaggtggattggacatgctaaattgcccttagtatccaaaaaggttaggttggattacggggatagcgtggagctgtatgcttaagtaaggtgcttttTCAATGGGccgtgtagacccgatgggctgaatggtctccttctgcattgtaaattctatgattctaaatataTATTGTCCACTAAAGTATTGTTGAAAATGcagaaagatgtgtcatttgaaacatggaagtctggcaatatctggtctgagagaaacatgagaggatacagggaaagagcccatgaagggttaatagcagctgcaaagagcaggattataaaatgcagatcctttctctcaagcaggcttagcaaacacacattcttgtattaagctaaaacagtGGCTcataccttcattgaaagtaactatcttaggaagcatctggaaaagcatggatgagagtttcaattgaattaagtgatgaatgtttaaaacaggcaggtctttcaagtcataaccaagtgaaattttagcatacagctaaaagcaaatgtttcacaccttcatttctACCCGCACAAATGCaatctgacctgctgaatatttccagcagatTGTATTTTTGAAAGAACTTGCTCCTGTTGTCTTGTTTTATCACAATTTCTATTTGTGCTTTCTCATGCTAATCAGCGCAGCCTGCCCCCTCCTCTCAGTTTGAAATCATGTCTGCTGGGTGACTGTTACACAGATGAGGTGGCCATTAGGCTTGTGttattcctcgtgtcttaataaagctcgtagtctcaaatgtggagaagatgctttattgtgaatttgttctctcttcagagcttaacttatggctacctcaaatgctgcttgtttgtgtctgtgtcctgctttcagttctgccttccgtgaagtgtgtcgtcacttcctgtccctgtgtatatatagctctcccgtgctccctctagtgcttgctcagttgtattgcatctactcagatctacgatcaccacaaggCTAAGGAGAAACTTGCGTGTCCTGAGACATTGGAATAGGCGAGGCATTATTTGTGTCAGCACTGATTGACATGACCAATAGGAACATAGCACCAGGGCTTGACATCAGGTAAATGATGGGACATGACTGCTCCAAACAATGGGGAACAGCGGTGCAGTGAGAAGGAAATAGAAATGAGTTGGGAAAAGATggcactgtttactgtgtgtgggtTTTCTAAAGGCCTTCCCATTTTATTctgttccttgtttcgagcccttggttgtggcactttgtagccctgttccttttcttgcctcttttgtccctccttcTTTGCATCCCCACTCCCCGGTCTCTCACTCCCTGTGTATCCTCcgtccccggtctctcccttttccctcctcccacgtatacccctcctttgcccctgtcTCCCCTGTCTGGAGCCTTCCCCTCTGTTGGGGGCgcactgcggccctgctttgttgcgtgcccccggcgctaactttcctgctagtacggtggcccccctctcggggtttactgtctcgcttctcccctgcctggcctctgcggttgtctgcccgctcttcccccatcctaccctgcacccctctcgcctgctctcccttctccattactctggcctcccacctggagcagtccctcgggcagtggtttgctctttgttcagggtgctcttgccgtggcgggggggcctggcattgcctcacccctctccacccacccccgtcGGTGTGtcattgccccttgccaggggtccctcgtccctaccctcgctggtggttttccagcccgtgctcctcgacaaacttgtttgcctcagcgggggctgtaaagaaatattccctgtcttggtatgtgacccagagtttcgctgggtacagcataccaaaacgcatgTTGCTCCTGTGACGAGcggctttcgctctattgaactctGCCAGTCTCCTGGCTATATCTGCCCCAATATCCTCATAAATTCGAATggtgtgtccttcccatttgcaggctctatttttcctggcccagcgcaggattgtctgcgtatcctggtaccggtgcagtttagctatgactgctctcgggtggtctgccttgggcttcgggcgcagcgaccgatgtgctctgtccatttctggtggattgggaaaggttttcctccccactaagttgcccagcatctcggccacgtatgctatggggtttctaccctcgatcccctctggcaggcccactatcctgacattttgccttcgtgagcggttttcctggtcgtctactctgcccttcaggctcccctgtgttgcgcccagtctcatcacctccttctccagggccgtgacccagtcgctcatgtcagtcgctgctttctccagctccttaatggtcgcctcctgggcttccagtttctccctttgggcatccactttctcctgctgcacccctgacatggccctgggcactgctgcctgcactgcggcctctatgtctgccttTGCCTCTACCTTGATTACCTGCTGAtgctccctcagcgcctcggtaaaggctgccttccaattccagccccccgcccccggccccgggggagagggcacctgtctgtccagctctttttgatgcggtgaTACTTCCGTTCTGTCGCTTCATGCGCTAATTCGCTCACCTGAGctggctcgcccattgccccgtctgcatctggtgccccttctccctctgctttggctcccttctggtatttttttctcccccttccctttcatcttttcttctccccttgtttttcttttccccccttttccgcaccctatttttattttgtttcttctctcctcccttcttttctttaccactttattttttctcttttataaaactcttctcaggtgggcttgttttgggtgagaaaaaaagagagaaaataatatatttatccccccgcccactctttaacagttttcgtttcagagttttgtttttgcaagagttctttttccttccttttccctcactcacccagggtcgagagagagaggcttctggtccggatttcctttgttcctgcctcgtggtggtgactgtcggcggtggggggggggggttgttgggtcggtccccgctgctgtccccgctgctctgtccGGGCCGCCGCACCCCGCGCTCgcccggtgggggtggttgggtcgCTGGCCGCTCCTCCGTTCCCTCCTCTCCGCAGGCTCGGCCCCGCGTCGGTCCGGGCTGCTGCCGCTCCACTCCTGGCCTGCGCTCTGGTGCCCTACcgccgctgctgctgccgccggatCGCTCCACCGCCGAGGTTCCCCTGCCACTAATTTTGCGGAGGGGTTCGACtcttccccttccttcctcttcccACTGCGGAGAGCCCCCCCAAATACAGGCCCCGACCTCGTTGACCCGCGGGAGCCCCCTTctgtgcgaccgctccgctcgccgaccggaagtcttcccatcaattcaaatattacccccaaagaatacaacactatgtaatccttaataacttcccaaacaacatccagaagacagaagaaacacctattaacagaagcacattaggtttacattcactgctgagaacatttataattctgaattcaccaactgatcaagagatagtcttttcaggacttttacggggaactgtactggttggagccaacgggggagaggaggggaatggagaggttcctcgacgggctttctttcccgaaggtgcaggtggaggggttgggtgcgccgattgagctggaggagctagttaaggggatcgagcagatgcagtcagggaaggcacctggggtaacttagtaattcacactgtatttaccaataccattgtaagcgcagtaacgttatccgaccactagggggagtagctctgggaatgctcaggagtttgtacagggctccacctttggctccgcccacgactcctccccctggactactctataaatacccttgtccagagccagcctacagttcatcgagagttcaacgggtaacaggctggctctgttgtagatAAAAACCACTGTTCAAATCTTAAAGTGTctacaagtgtccattttgtaatcgggatgtggccaccccaggtggctacagactgaagggacgatgctttaaaattgagttgaggaggaattacttcagccagagggtggtgaatctgtggaatactttgccacagaaggctgtggaggccaaatcactgagtgtctttaatccAAATAATACTGCATCCGCCATTGATTTGCCCGCTCGCcccacctgtccagatcatgctgtaggatctctgcatcctcatcacaattcactatcccacccaacttggtatcatctgcaaactttgagatgttacatccaaatcattaatatatattgtgaatagctggggtccgagcACCAATCCCTGTAGCTTCCCACTAGTTACTGTCTGCCAATTTGAGAAGGACCCATTCatcccgactctttgtttcctctctgccaaccagttttctattcacctcaatacatttcccccaatcccatgcgcttttattttgcacaataatctctgatgcgggactttgtcaaacgccttctgaaagtccgaatataccacatcgactggttcccccttgtcaactgtactggttacatcttcaaagaattccaacagatttgtcaagcattattttcccttcataaatccatgctgactctgactgattctgtcactgctttctaaatgttcccctataaagtccttgataacggattcaagcattttccccactaccgatgttaggtttactggtctataattccctgctttctctcgacctccctttttgaatattggagtgacatgagctatcctccaatctgcagggacagttccagcatctatagaatcccagaagatgaccaccaatgcatccactatttccagagccacctccttaagcactcgaggatgcagattctcaggccctggggatttatctgccttcaatcccatcaattttcccagcaccatttctctactaatgttctcagttcttccctctcactaaacctttcattcgccaacatttctggtatctgatttgtgtcctctttttgtgaaggcagaaacaaagtatgtattcaattgctcagccatttatttgtcccttattatgcattcccgtttctgtctgtagggagtTTACATTTGTCTTTGCCAAtcactttctcttcacatatctatagaaactctttgtgtcaatctttatgttccctgcaagcttcctttcgtactgtattttctcccttcttaatcaatccctttgtccttctttgctgaattctaaactgttaccaatcctcagacctattatttttctggccaatctgtatgcttcttccttggatcaggtactatttctaatttcctttgtaagccatagattggccctcttaccccttgCTTTtctgtcagacaggaattgaataGTAACGAATTAacaaataactaaaatgtctaagatgaatacagttggGAATAACGTCTATCACTAACTTACACAAAAATACAGCAGAGCAATATCTAACGCGACTGATAACAACTCCTGACAAGCACCTTCGGAAGCAGCACATGGTGCATCTTTGGTCCTGGGACTCTGTACTCACCCCACCTACTGGTCGGATGGTAGAACTACAACaataaaacatataacttatacACTTGCAGATCTTAGAATTTGATGATGAACTGCTCGTATTATCTCCAGATGGTCGTCTACCTATCATCACAGTCGGGAGAATGGGGTGagaaatagatcagccatgatggaatggcagagcagactcgatgggccgaatggcctaattctgctcctacgtcttatggacaAGAGTCCTCAGCAAATTCTTTTCACAGGCACTTCAAGGCTTGCAAACCTCACACTATCCAAGTTGTTGATACATCTTTTGACGGGAATCTTCCATCTTCCAGCAATCATATTATTATACGGCCCATTAATAAAACTGCATCTCCTGACTCCGTATCACAGTTGAGCACCCTATGTGCAAAGTTATCCATCATCCTGGCTTGTAGTTCAAGGCTTATCAAAGAAAAtaagtagtttttaaaaataacttttatttgAGCAGTCTCGTCTGAAATACAAAAATAGCGATTATACACAAAACACCAGAATATGGCTTGCTTTGAGCAACATGAAAACAAATTTAGAAACAAATCCGTAGTTAACAATATTAATACTGAACACTATTGATCATGTTTCTGACTGAATCAAAGTACAATCATGCTTAATTTTAACTTGAGGTctataaaacaatatttaaatattcaatattaatcaatattaataatcaataataatcaatattaatacaaactaATAAATTCAAGAGCAAAGCAGAAATAAAATACGATAATATAAAATTGTAAAAATGAGTGCAGTTTGTAGAGATAAGGGCGCAGGTACTGGCTTCAGTGGAAAGATGGAGGCGTTCGCTTTTCAGAAAATGCGGGCGGACCGGAAGGAGAATGGACGGCGGAAGGGGAAAAAGGTGACGCCGTTCGCCGAGTGTGGGTAGCCCCGCCTGCCAGCCTCgcgcccgccccctcccccttctctggcGGATGAACCACTTTGGGTCGGGAGAGACTCCCAGCTGACGTTCTTGTGGTTGTCATCTGATTGGACGGAGCAAGCGAGGTGACGTCATCCTTTGCGCGCTCGGGTTTAGATTGGTCGAACTGTCACCACGCTGGTTGAGGGCACGTGACCAGGAGCAAGGTGTGGTCTGGCAGGAAGTAACAACCTgagatctgctgagtattcccagcatttcctACTTTTAATCCACTTTCCTGACACCATGCAGCTGGGAGTGTTGAGTGGCAAGGTAGCCGTGGTCACCGCCTCCACCAAGGGGATTGGATTGGCTATCGCCCGCCGCATGGCCCGAGATGGTGCCCAGGTCATGATCAGCAGTCGGAAGCAGGACAGTGTGGACCAAGCCCTAGGGCAGCTGTTGGCTGAGGGTCTGAGTGTCTCGGGCATTGTCTGCCATGTGGGAAAAAAGGAGGACCTG encodes:
- the LOC119974964 gene encoding dehydrogenase/reductase SDR family member 4-like, whose protein sequence is MQLGVLSGKVAVVTASTKGIGLAIARRMARDGAQVMISSRKQDSVDQALGQLLAEGLSVSGIVCHVGKKGDLELLVNETLRRHGRIDILVSNAATNPFIGRILDCPEEVWDKTFEVNVKAPFLLTKLVVPHMELQGGGSIVLVGSVVGYRPFPTIGVYSISKTALLGLTKVLADELAPANIRVNGIAPGLIKTQFSAFLWSDDNSRQQFEKIISMRRLGEPEECAGTVSFLCSQDATYITGETIVMSGGFHCRL